A single genomic interval of Coccidioides posadasii str. Silveira chromosome 1, complete sequence harbors:
- a CDS encoding uncharacterized protein (TransMembrane:1 (o55-77i)), which yields MTDGVHHPPPDPPTGLDPCGLPWGHEQAHYQTFHHPEFESNRGHGQPIRPSSPLFIIQLLVTAVVFIVFVFVLMSLVGSREGRVITRHLGPLL from the exons ATGACGGATGGCGTGCAT CACCCGCCCCCGGACCCGCCCACCGGCCTCGATCCATGCGGTCTGCCATGGGGTCACGAACAGGCTCATTATCAGACATTTCACCATCCAGAATTTGAGTCCAACCGTGGACATGGACAGCCGATTAGACCATCTTCTCCTCTGTTCATAATTCAGCTGCTTGTGACAGCGGTTGTGTTCATCGTATTTGTGTTTGTGTTAATGTCTTTGGTGGGATCTCGGGAGGGGAGAGTCATTACCCGTCATCTTGGGCCTCTTCTGTAG
- a CDS encoding uncharacterized protein (EggNog:ENOG410PMAC~COG:S~BUSCO:12474at33183) → MMADPFEVRMRFTTMLQHMSASFTSSQKAANYALKYRDMGEDLHSCILEQLERNNMNIRANLIYFVEHLCDTATKENHLEFVRMIQRDILRIVDAVAPADGSGAANVKHVRRVLNGLQSKEILSTEAVSEIDACLRERESYPEHLLDSEAVDGELASGDITRSGVITVDRKQIEQRVEEDRERNKRLRENMWAVPPNDIKEFEMMWEDVSDIGEDDYLQAAEEAEERRRAGDASGLLN, encoded by the exons ATGATGGCGGACCCGTTTGAAGTTCGTATGCGCTTCACCACCATGCTCCAGCATATGAGCGCATCTTTTACTTCGTCGCAGAAGGCGGCGAACTATGCTCTCAAATACCGTGACATGGGGGAAGACCTCCATTCTTGTATACTGGAGCAATTAGAAAGA AATAATATGAACATCCGCGCCAATTTAATATACTTTGTCGAGCATCTCTGTGACACGGCCACCAAAGAGAATCACCTTGAGTTTGTTCGAATGATACAACGCGACATACTACGGATAGTTGACGCAGTTGCACCCGCGGACGGGTCCGGCGCTGCCAATGTGAAGCATGTGAGACGTGTGTTAAATGGGTTACAATCGAAAGAGATCCTATCCACAGAAGCCGTGTCAGAAATAGACGCATGTCTTCGAGAACGGGAAAGCTACCCTGAGCATCTTCTTGATTCAGAAGCAGTAGACGGGGAACTGGCGTCTGGCGATATAACGAGGTCAGGGGTAATCACGGTTGATAGGAAGCAGATCGAGCAGAGGGTTGAGGAGGATCGGGAGAGAAATAAGCGGTTACGAGAGAACATGTGGGCCGTTCCGCCTAATGATATAAAAGAATTTGAGATGATGTGGGAAGATGTCAGTGACATCGGTGAAGATGACTATCTACAGGCTGCCGAAGAAGCTGAGGAGCGGAGAAGAGCTGGGGACGCTTCGGGGCTCTTGAATTAG
- a CDS encoding uncharacterized protein (EggNog:ENOG410PNT1~COG:S) — MEANEPNPLSQPPTNPSNAPPPPPNPPSIESAYKQKCIDLKKRLQEIESHNEALRARNERGHRYLQKMRLESCILLERLGLLTGMTDENGPGPEIRARALALMNQATSLLDDHEEGSADRPSGPRRVPDEEDYLDDESVGSAEDRPPTPEERPVRTKRNRKTEDHAKSHGAGENNADSLVSFTALADPNSPTKILTAPSSNTGRIWIPKRNVNTATVSAREVPFDGSSTL, encoded by the exons ATGGAGGCCAATGAGCCCAATCCTCTGTCGCAGCCGCCCACAAACCCTTCTAATGCGCCCCCTCCCCCTCCAAACCCGCCAAGCATCGAATCTGCCTATAAGCAAAAATGCATTGATTTAAAGAAACGCCTCCAGGAAATCGAATCTCACAACGAGGCACTGCGCGCCAGGAATGAACGGGGCCACCGATACCTGCAGAAGATGCGGCTCGAGTCCTGCATCCTCCTTGAACGCCTTGGCCTTCTTACTGGAATGACAGATGAGAATGGGCCTGGCCCTGAGATTCGCGCTCGCGCGCTGGCTCTTATGAACCAAGCTACCTCTCTACTTGATGATCACGAGGAGGGCTCTGCAGACCGCCCGTCAGGCCCAAGGCGCGTTCCTGATGAAGAGGATTACTTGGATGATGAAAGTGTTGGAAGCGCAGAAGATAGGCCTCCTACC CCTGAGGAACGGCCCGTTCGTACCAAGAGGAATCGCAAGACTGAAGACCATGCTAAGAGTCATGGAGCGGGGGAGAACAATGCCGACTCT CTAGTGTCCTTTACCGCTCTCGCAGATCCCAACTCTCCGACGAAGATATTGACCGCGCCGTCATCGAACACTGGGAGGATTTGGATCCCGAAGAGAAACGTGAATACGGCGACCGTCTCGGCAAGAGAGGTGCCATTTGATGGCTCGTCAACTCTATAA
- a CDS encoding uncharacterized protein (EggNog:ENOG410PJB9~COG:S~BUSCO:3630at33183): protein MAAAENGRSPSPVPPTFLQSRSGNVRPSSNACRSKYLSTPNKSIPVLHNLLPSAPTSPPTPAPSPTPQQRAPSWHTALDDEEILRDAKSHFSLLGRVGRQRFLTELLNLCDNQLLGFVHQVVSPKLRKDPFEMLPNELCLRILAFIDDPKTLARASQVSRRWHDLLNDDLTWKILCDKHSYRRMSEDYEEEPETYSPSSSIYGFNSNFNRDLQLLQSPYGSVQDPLSCSTSVVGSSIGIYDRPRFRKQRTKTTSYRSHFKQRYMVEAAWRKGGQLKTKYISPDHGVVTSLHLTPKYIVVALDNAKIHVFDTQGEHQKTLNGHVMGVWAMVPWDDLLVSGGCDRDVRVWDMATGASIHKLRGHTSTVRCLKMSDRNTAISGSRDTTLRIWDLAAGVCKNVLVGHQASVRCLEIHGDLVVSGSYDTTAKVWSISEGRCLRSLAGHFSQIYAVAFDGRRVATGSLDTSVRIWDPHSGQCHAILQGHTSLVGQLQMRGDTLVTGGSDGSIRVWSLQRMAPIHRLAAHDNSITSLQFDDNRIVSGGSDGRVKIWDLTTGQLVRELSQPAEAVWRVAFEEEKAVIMATRGGRTVMEVWSFSPPEDEYAESRHRSGSVSPTSTLGLHSFSAARSTVTTVDATSNAGTVSSSMPYDIHDLEMQDVRNESR from the exons ATGGCAGCCGCTGAAAACGGGCGCAGTCCCTCCCCGGTCCCGCCCACATTCCTCCAGAGCCGCTCCGGCAACGTGCGCCCTTCTTCCAACGCCTGTCGCTCAAAGTACCTCTCCACCCCGAACAAATCTATCCCAGTCCTCCACAACCTCCTTCCATCAGCCCCGACGTCTCCACCTACGCCGGCACCGAGCCCGACACCGCAGCAGCGGGCCCCGAGCTGGCACACCGCGTTGGATGATGAGGAGATCCTGCGTGATGCGAAATCGCATTTCAGCTTGTTGGGAAGGGTGGGTCGGCAGAGATTTTTAACGGAGCTGCTAAATCTATGTGACAACCAGCTGCTTGGTTTCGTCCACCAAGTTGTGAGCCCAAAGCTGAGGAAAGATCCTTTTGAGATGCTCCCCAATGAGCTGTGTCTGAGG ATTCTCGCTTTCATCGACGACCCGAAGACGCTCGCGAGAGCATCGCAAGTCTCGAGGCGATGGCACGACCTGTTAAATGATGATTTAACATGGAAAATCCTTTGCGATAAACATTCCTATAGACGGATGTCGGAGGATTATGAGGAAGAACCCGAAACATATTCGCCGTCTTCCTCGATCTACGGATTTAATTCTAATTTTAATCGAGACTTACAGCTGTTGCAGAGTCCATATGGCTCAGTTCAAGATCCACTGAGCTGCAGTACTTCGGTTGTAGGATCGTCCATCGGTATCTACGATAGGCCGCGATTCCGGAAGCAGCGCACCAAAACCACTTCATACCGATCCCACTTCAAGCAACGATATATGGTGGAGGCAGCGTGGAGAAAAGGTGGTCAACTTAAGACGAAATACATATCTCCAGATCATGGTGTTGTTACAAGTCTTCATTTGACACCGAAGTATATCGTTGTTGCGCTGGATAATGCAAAGATACATGTTTTTGACACCCAGGGTGAACATCAAAAGACGTTGAATGGCCACGTTATGGGAGTGTGGGCTATGGTACCGTGGGATGATCTGCTGGTCAGTGGTGGTTGCGATAGAGATGTTCGCGTTTGGGATATGGCTACCGG GGCGAGCATACATAAGCTTCGTGGCCATACTTCTACAGTCAGGTGCTTGAAGATGTCTGACCGAAACACCGCTATATCTGGCTCTCGAGATACCACGTTACGGATATGGGATTTGGCAGCTGGGGTATGTAAAAATGTTCTAGTTGGTCATCAAGCCAGTGTGAGATGTCTAGAAATTCATGGAGATCTCGTGGTGTCTGGTAGCTATGATACAACGGCAAAGGTTTGGAGCATATCGGAGGGGCGGTGTTTAAGATCTCTCGCTGGGCATTTCAGTCAGATTTACGCCGTAGCCTTTGATGGGCGACGGGTCGCCACTGGCAGCCTAGATACGAGCGTGAGGATCTGGGATCCTCATTCTGGACAATGCCATGCTATACTGCAAGGCCACACGTCCCTTGTCGGTCAGCTACAGATGCGTGGGGACACACTGGTTACCGGAGGGTCCGATGGATCTATCCGGGTTTGGTCGTTACAGCGCATGGCACCTATCCACCGGCTAGCTGCGCACGATAACAGCATCACAAGTCTGCAATTTGATGATAACCGGATTGTCAGTGGCGGAAGCGACGGTCGCGTGAAGATCTGGGATCTCACGACGGGTCAGTTGGTGCGCGAGCTTAGTCAACCTGCCGAAGCGGTTTGGCGGGTTGCatttgaagaagaaaaggccGTTATCATGGCAACTCGTGGTGGGCGGACCGTCATGGAG GTTTGGTCATTTTCGCCGCCGGAGGACGAATATGCCGAGTCGCGCCATCGCTCTGGCTCAGTAAGTCCCACTTCTACATTGGGGCTTCACAGCTTTTCTGCGGCCCGTTCCACAGTTACAACTGTCGACGCGACCAGCAATGCAGGAACCGTGTCTTCTTCGATGCCCTATGATATTCATGACCTAGAAATGCAAGACGTAAGAAATGAAAGCCGTTGA
- a CDS encoding uncharacterized protein (EggNog:ENOG410PSKI), translating into MSHGTTSGPVTQSGIDQMIRTKNPVIVMVPGAWHTPAAFDLLNPIFQKHNYDTWPIQLPSVGISPGLPDMSADVAAVRSHVKKILDKDNRDVVIVMHSYSAVPATEAMKGLGKNERTESGRQTGVVALLYIACLLPTEGRSSSDPGDVPQIKPVLRLKNHEDGTSTVKNPIEAFYHDVEPSLAESSSKQLKAHSDGAFLTPLTHEAYRTIPSAYLLCKHDRAVPLAVQQYLADAAGIEIQETLDSGHSPFLSQPHRVIDFVLRTLERFNIS; encoded by the exons ATGTCTCACGGCACCACCTCGGGTCCAGTGACGCAAAGTGGCATAGATCAAATGATACGCACGAAAAATCCGGTCATTGTTATGGTCCCCGGCGCCTGGCACACACCAGCAGCGTTTGACCTACTTAACCCCATTTTCCAGAAGCATAATTATGATACCTGGCCCATTCAGCTTCCTAGCGTGGGAATTTCCCCCGGCCTCCCCGATATGTCTGCCGACGTAGCGGCGGTTCGCTCGCACGTCAAGAAGATTCTCGACAAAGACAATCGCGATGTTGTTATTGTAATGCACTCGTACAGCGCAGTTCCAGCCACAGAAGCAATGAAAGGCCTGGGGAAGAACGAACGAACGGAATCCGGGAGGCAAACTGGAGTCGTTGCGCTGCTATATATAGCTTGTCTTTTGCCAACGGAGGGGAGATCGTCCTCAGACCCAGGAGACGTGCCCCAAATTAAACCCGTACTGCGCCTAAAGAATCATGAG GACGGCACGAGCACCGTTAAAAATCCGATCGAGGCCTTTTACCATGATGTTGAGCCTTCTCTCGCAGAAAGTTCCTCGAAGCAGCTAAAGGCACATTCAGATGG CGCCTTTTTGACTCCACTCACCCACGAAGCGTATCGCACAATTCCTTCCGCCTATCTTCTCTGCAAGCATGACAGAGCCGTTCCGCTAGCCGTGCAGCAATATTTAGCTGATGCAGCGGGAATAGAAATTCAGGAGACGCTAGATTCGGGCCACTCACCATTCCTGTCGCAACCGCACCGTGTCATTGACTTTGTTCTGAGAACATTGGAGAGGTTTAATATATCATAG
- a CDS encoding uncharacterized protein (EggNog:ENOG410PFZK~COG:S~TransMembrane:1 (o505-528i)~BUSCO:5443at33183), translating to MASIPSESSPLLRHAPRTPEGELRPGRTVTFGPSPKASASTNMSARAQRLRPLHSATPSIQGGSGQPVLAALNSKLRRRHSQGPPPTVALSPTPKIGPQRTTKNTQKLKLLPNPVTGEEDEWIDDAVPRDVYSQIKRIKEPTARRDAARLGKADRDRLPRVTAYCTANAYRLDSVMRFFKSRASTRGANPKLFDECVYSPYNYDHEAKIKYLQEQSSMQKTIQQSPLLSTDRTQRRFSDSELEVEGHREEQREHLLNMEHADTNTNGRTQQSQISEDQHSASQVISSDSLDHEIPDLDTTIHTPEVFLFDYGTVVIWGMTPSQETRFLNEVSKFADSVLSAEDTQVENFNFYYTRDYQARIYNDFISLRDPRSYMTKLAISHALSQSVKTSLFEDLVSETIAATSPLPAQIAETGSVNLTRRQINMQIGELFILRINIHLQGSVLDSPELMWAEPQLDPIYQAVRSYLEMDPRVGLLTERLEVIADLLAVLKDQLSHRHGEYLEWIVIILIAAEILIAAINIVVDLYAGID from the exons ATGGCCTCCATACCTTCTGAATCCTCTCCTTTACTCCGACATGCACCACGGACGCCAGAGGGAGAACTGCGACCGGGCAGAACAGTAACCTTCGGCCCAAGCCCCAAAGCAAGTGCATCGACGAACATGTCGGCTCGGGCCCAACGATTGAGACCATTGCACTCTGCAACTCCATCGATACAAGGGGGTTCCGGCCAGCCAGTCCTCGCAGCATTAAATAGCAAACTTCGCCGGAGACACAGCCAGGGACCACCCCCGACTGTTGCACTGAGCCCAACCCCTAAGATTGGTCCTCAGCGGACGACGAAAAACACGCAGAAATTAAAGCTTTTACCGAATCCAGTTACCGGAGAGGAGGACGAATGGATCGATGACGCAGTCCCCAGAGATGTATATTCCCAGATCAAGCGAATAAAGGAACCCACCGCAAGAAGGGATGCAGCAAGATTGGGCAAGGCAGATCGCGATCGTCTGCCGCGAGTTACAGCGTACTGCACGGCGAACGCCTACAGACTTGATAGTGTGATGAGGTTTTTCAAATCGCGGGCCAGCACCAGAGGAGCGAATCCAAAACTTTTTGACGAATGCGTCTATTCCCCTTATAACTATGATCATGAAGCGAAAATAAAATACCTCCAAGAGCAATCTAGCATGCAGAAAACAATACAACAGTCACCACTTTTATCCACAGACCGGACCCAACGCCGATTTTCCGATAGCGAACTCGAAGTCGAAGGCCACAGGGAAGAACAACGGGAACACCTCCTTAACATGGAACACGCCGACACGAATACCAATGGCCGCACCCAACAATCTCAAATTTCCGAGGACCAGCACTCTGCCTCTCAAGTTATCTCCTCCGATTCCTTAGACCACGAGATCCCGGACCTGGACACCACAATTCACACTCCTGAAGTTTTTCTCTTCGATTACGGCACGGTCGTGATATGGGGGATGACCCCCTCCCAGGAAACCCGTTTTCTGAACGAAGTATCGAAATTTGCAGACTCCGTCCTCAGCGCCGAAGACACCCAGGTCGAGAACTTCAATTTTTATTATACACGCGACTATCAAGCCCGTATATATAATGATTTCATATCTCTCCGTGACCCGCGGAGCTACATGACCAAGCTCGCCATTTCCCATGCCCTTTCTCAATCTGTTAAGACTTCTCTTTTTGAGGACCTTGTGTCCGAGACCATCGCTGCAACATCTCCGCTCCCCGCCCAGATCGCGGAGACCGGTAGTGTCAACCTCACACGCCGACAGATAAACATGCAGATCGGAGAGCTGTTCATTTTGCGTATAAATATCCACCTCCAGGGGTCGGTTCTCGACAGTCCGGAATTGATGTGGGCGGAACCGCAGCTGGATCCGATTTACCAGGCGGTCAGGAGTTATTTGGAGATGGATCCACGGGTCGGGCTCTTGACTGAGAGGTTGGAGGTTATCGCCGACTTGTTGGCTGTTTTGAAGGATCAGTTGAGTCATCGGCACGGCGAGTATTTGGAGTGGATTG TTATTATTTTAATTGCAGCGGAGATCCTCATCGCTGCGATAAATATTGTCGTGGATCTCTATGCTGGAATTGACTAG
- a CDS encoding uncharacterized protein (EggNog:ENOG410PNT1~COG:S): MEANEPNPLSQPPTNPSNAPPPPPNPPSIESAYKQKCIDLKKRLQEIESHNEALRARNERGHRYLQKMRLESCILLERLGLLTGMTDENGPGPEIRARALALMNQATSLLDDHEEGSADRPSGPRRVPDEEDYLDDESVGSAEDRPPTPEERPVRTKRNRKTEDHAKSHGAGENNADSRQNS, from the exons ATGGAGGCCAATGAGCCCAATCCTCTGTCGCAGCCGCCCACAAACCCTTCTAATGCGCCCCCTCCCCCTCCAAACCCGCCAAGCATCGAATCTGCCTATAAGCAAAAATGCATTGATTTAAAGAAACGCCTCCAGGAAATCGAATCTCACAACGAGGCACTGCGCGCCAGGAATGAACGGGGCCACCGATACCTGCAGAAGATGCGGCTCGAGTCCTGCATCCTCCTTGAACGCCTTGGCCTTCTTACTGGAATGACAGATGAGAATGGGCCTGGCCCTGAGATTCGCGCTCGCGCGCTGGCTCTTATGAACCAAGCTACCTCTCTACTTGATGATCACGAGGAGGGCTCTGCAGACCGCCCGTCAGGCCCAAGGCGCGTTCCTGATGAAGAGGATTACTTGGATGATGAAAGTGTTGGAAGCGCAGAAGATAGGCCTCCTACC CCTGAGGAACGGCCCGTTCGTACCAAGAGGAATCGCAAGACTGAAGACCATGCTAAGAGTCATGGAGCGGGGGAGAACAATGCCGACTCT AGACAAAATAGCTAG
- a CDS encoding uncharacterized protein (EggNog:ENOG410PTFH~COG:S~BUSCO:11679at33183): protein MFSHIVTAARGLFSSSDSSHRQSNSSRGAENTDPQTMPVATRRSILSQSEDFSSRNSSLAANGKRKNNLLTTEAAQEPTPKRRRGQRADGTKSQSNTPQPNGVPKRRYQVLEAVEIRSESRPGTRESSVATPRTSVKPDEPFPSTVSKTKTAHLRFDSEEPQLELNGVQEDDIKENEAESQQQEEEMSDDDEAPEAVSNTKQLQELREAERRKEEAKQRQEQVKKEKRREHEKRLKLQAKFKPAPVEFASPSKPLPASKQEEILSESSATLQGSEAKAQSSSFLPTSLPKFLPDEILLAEPPVRPPTPPRDVEKPSGALKPSGNKLRFLDTVEKKPKDVRLGAMSIRVLEDSHSAAGGKTDLHNSLPPKASKKGRTIRESWMAGNRRGVSAVHGGLRRTTGGPSGFLRK, encoded by the exons ATGTTTTCTCATATAGTTACAGCTGCGCGAGGCCTATTTTCGAGTTCGGATTCATCTCATAGGCAAAGCAACTCGAGCAGGGGCGCGGAGAATACAGACCCACAGACAATGCCCGTAGCCACACGAAGGTCCATTCTTTCGCAGTCCGAGGACTTCTCGTCAAGGAACAGCTCCCTAGCTGCCAatggaaagagaaaaaacaACTTGTTGACGACAGAAGCAGCCCAGGAGCCTACACCAAAACGCCGGAGAGGCCAGAGAGCAGACGGTACTAAATCCCAGTCCAATACTCCACAGCCTAACGGAGTGCCCAAGCGGCGTTATCAAGTGCTCGAAGCGGTGGAGATAAGATCAGAGAGTCGACCGGGAACCCGAGAATCTTCAGTTGCTACACCCAGGACATCCGTGAAGCCTGACGAGCCCTTTCCTAGCACCGTCTCGAAAACGAAAACTGCCCATCTCCGTTTTGATAGCGAAGAGCCGCAACTAGAGCTCAACGGTGTACAAGAAGATGATATAAAGGAAAATGAGGCCGAATCccagcagcaagaagaggaaatgagtgatgatgatgaggcCCCCGAGGCCGTTAGCAATACAAAGCAGTTACAGGAACTGAGAGAGGCGGaacgaagaaaagaagaagccaaacAAAG ACAAGAACAAgtgaaaaaggaaaaacgaCGAGAGCATGAGAAGCGTCTTAAACTCCAAGCGAAATTTAAACCCGCCCCGGTAGAATTTGCAAGTCCAAGCAAACCGTTACCGGCTTCAAAACAAGAAGAGATTCTTTCAGAGAGCTCGGCAACGCTCCAGGGTTCTGAAGCCAAAGCACAATCCTCGTCTTTTCTTCCAACCTCCCTCCCTAAATTCCTTCCTGATGAAATCTTACTCGCCGAACCACCTGTCCGCCCACCGACCCCGCCAAGGGACGTTGAAAAGCCGTCTGGGGCGTTGAAACCATCAGGCAACAAGCTTCGCTTTTTAGACACAGTGGAGAAGAAGCCAAAAGACGTCAGGCTAGGAGCAATGTCAATCCGCGTTCTTGAAGACTCTCACAGTGCAGCCGGCGGTAAAACCGATTTGCATAACAGTCTACCCCCCAAGGCATCGAAAAAGGGCCGGACTATTAGGGAGAGCTGGATGGCAGGCAATAGGAGAGGGGTATCTGCTGTTCATGGTGGCCTAAGAAGGACCACAGGGGGGCCATCTGGTTTCCTGAGGAAATGA
- the PRO3 gene encoding delta 1-pyrroline-5-carboxylate reductase (EggNog:ENOG410PFDI~COG:E~TransMembrane:1 (o20-41i)~BUSCO:9998at33183) → MSASNSIQGLGLAPRSGTTLTVLGCGNLGVAILSGVLASLAEAKKTDSRFFPGCGTATPPEEVSPHQIPSRFFACVRRPESALRIQKTLKQFTQPLTILQNDNIRGVQEADVIILGCKPFMLKEVLDVPGMREALKGKLLISILAGVTAEQIEDTLYGGTDTPDGDRCRVVRAMPNTAAIVRESMTVIGESTPPLPPNWETLVNWIFSRIGRVVTLPASKMDASTSIAGSGPAFAALVLEALADGGVAMGLPRAEAQVMATQVLRGTASMVQNGDHPALIREKVSTPGGCTIGGLMVLEEAGVRGKISKAVREATAIASGLGQTQKANGTK, encoded by the exons ATGTCTGCATCTAACAGTATCCAAGGACTGGGCCTTGCGCCGAGGTCGGGAACTACTCTGACTGTTCTCGGGTGTG GAAATCTCGGGGTTGCTATTTTATCAGGCGTGCTCGCATCGCTGGCCGAGGCGAAAAAGACTGATTCGCGCTTCTTCCCAGGGTGTGGCACGGCGACCCCTCCTGAAGAGGTTTCCCCCCACCAAATCCCCTCACGATTCTTTGCTTGCGTGAGACGCCCGGAGTCTGCGCTTCGCATCCAAAAAACACTCAAGCAGTTCACTCAACCTCTCACAATCCTCCAAAATGACAACATTCGCGGAGTGCAAGAGGCCGACGTCATCATCCTCGGCTGCAAACCGTTTATGCTCAAGGAGGTCTTGGACGTTCCAGGCATGCGGGAAGCTCTCAAGGGGAAGCTGCTTATTAGCATCCTAGCCGGAGTCACTGCTGAGCAGATCGAAGATACTCTCTACGGTGGCACCGACACTCCAGACGGCGACAGGTGCCGTGTTGTACGTGCAATGCCTAACACCGCCGCGATCGTCAGGGAATCAATGACGGTTATCGGCGAGAGCACTCCTCCCCTTCCCCCGAACTGGGAGACGTTGGTGAACTGGATCTTTTCGCGTATCGGGCGCGTGGTGACTCTTCCTGCCTCCAAAATGGATGCTAGCACATCCATCGCTGGTTCTGGACCGGCCTTTGCGGCCCTGGTTCTTGAGGCTCTCGCCGATGGTGGCGTGGCTATGGGCTTACCCCGGGCAGAAGCCCAGGTGATGGCTACTCAAGTTTTACGCGGAACAGCCAGTATGGTCCAAAATGGAGATCACCCTGCTCTCATTCGCGAGAAGGTTAGCACTCCTGGTGGATGTACGATTGGTGGGCTGATGGTGCTTGAGGAAGCGGGCGTCAGGGGTAAAATTTCCAAGGCCGTCCGAGAAGCTACAGCCATTGCGAGTGGGTTGGGACAGACGCAGAAGGCCAACGGGACGAAATAA